A genome region from Flavobacterium sp. includes the following:
- a CDS encoding DUF2461 domain-containing protein codes for MENKILIPKSTLDFLVQLKENNNKPWFEEHKSEYLTELNHIENFAGALLKELSKTDVLETQSGKKSVYRIYRDIRFSKDKTPFKTYWGGSYKRATSARRGGYYFHIEKGNTSLIGAFWGPSAADLKRIRSEFAHDHESFREILNSKTFKNTFGTLQGEQLKTAPKGFDADHEAIDLLRFKQFLIIKHFTDEEVVSPLFLEQALETFKNMRPFFDYMSEVLSTDINGASVL; via the coding sequence ATGGAAAACAAAATTCTTATTCCAAAATCCACTCTTGATTTTTTGGTTCAACTTAAAGAAAATAACAATAAACCCTGGTTTGAGGAACATAAATCAGAATATTTAACCGAATTAAATCATATTGAAAACTTTGCCGGTGCTTTACTAAAAGAACTTTCTAAAACTGATGTTCTTGAAACGCAATCCGGAAAGAAAAGTGTTTATCGAATTTATCGCGACATTCGGTTTTCAAAAGATAAAACTCCTTTTAAAACTTATTGGGGCGGGAGTTATAAACGTGCAACAAGTGCAAGACGCGGTGGTTATTATTTTCATATCGAAAAAGGAAACACTTCTTTAATTGGTGCTTTTTGGGGACCTAGTGCTGCCGATTTAAAACGCATAAGAAGCGAATTTGCTCATGATCATGAATCGTTCAGAGAAATATTGAATTCGAAAACCTTCAAAAATACTTTCGGAACTTTACAAGGCGAACAGCTTAAAACTGCGCCAAAAGGTTTTGATGCTGACCACGAAGCTATAGATTTACTTCGATTTAAACAGTTTTTGATAATCAAACATTTTACAGATGAAGAAGTAGTAAGCCCGCTATTTTTGGAACAAGCTTTGGAAACTTTCAAAAATATGCGCCCATTTTTTGATTATATGAGTGAAGTGCTTTCGACCGATATAAACGGAGCTTCTGTTTTATAA